The Sander vitreus isolate 19-12246 chromosome 5, sanVit1, whole genome shotgun sequence genome includes a region encoding these proteins:
- the bmp2k gene encoding BMP-2-inducible protein kinase isoform X3, whose product MNQRLNVGFSEAEVLHIFCDTCEAVARLHQCKTPVIHRDLKVENILLNDQGNYVLCDFGSSTHKILLPHKDGVTAVEDEIKKYTTLSYRAPEMINLYAGKAITTKADIWALGCLLYKLCFFALPFGESQVAICDGTFIVPDNSKFSFKLHCLIRYMLEPDQEMRPDIYQVSYFAFKLAGKDCPVPNLFNSPIPTSLPEPLTASEIAARKSMTKARITDAVGPTETSIAPRQRPKAANSNVLPLANTVTPVKMTVPSAPVSNGQKAPTPGSGQPSMQPQPSSQQHRVLQQLQPGDLRLQQLQQQQQQQQQQAVQQQHANAQQLQYIQYQQAVQQSLQLQQQQALQQQQQQQQALQQQQQQQALLQQQQQQALLQQQRQQQMMMQPIYQQQVARAQAQAQYTAMLHQYQQAFVQQQQQQQHHHQHNQPQQQQHPAQQPPPYMSSPLEFQIPLGSYNATTPSAGAGQMGGPSPVDPSYTNPSRNPLLASDGLTPPSHSCSSTVTNPPDMSRWNPFGEDNFSKLTEEELIDREFDMLRANKPLERTASVETDRPQPAASAKPLPPEDLFGSVPFVASAGTDEIKAEQTNEEVGVPALIPATAEDLQPAVAKEHKLGKKSNCRPGEDSDSDFESDPPSPKSSEDEEPEEEEGLNSEHSEDTEPENLGQRPLLMDSEEEGEEDEDKHSSDSDYNPSRVKNRSKKALATKAASAATRRSPQKDSAMTLITPPESPSGARAAPAVGSVDVFGSVPFLGGTSPVGPSESSDIFAKAPFRQVSHEQQATGEFDVFTKAPFNRNLSKSGKSGSDVPMGQTPPISPEGIDIFGFSPFQPGPTAPPPTTSRSAEDIFQPFFEESASPQQQRLKQRSLQKLSSRQRKTKQEATAGGSNGKRHHSTPTGGRKTNKPTYRTPERVRRHKKVGRRDSQSSNEFLSTSDSKENISVDITMAEGKDKGASLPVDEALLDPFGAKPFHPLDGSRHGQYQGLADGKSELGTANGKSWTGPLHGALGTSSMDDFGAVPFTETVSHRGPQQQQPPTPSQPVDLDPFGAAPFPTKQ is encoded by the exons GTACACAACCCTTTCATATCGAGCGCCAGAGATGATTAACTTGTATGCAGGGAAAGCCATCACCACTAAGGCTGATATATGG GCACTTGGATGCTTGTTGTACAAGCTGTGTTTCTTCGCACTTCCATTTGGGGAGAGTCAAGTTGCCATATGTGATGGAACCTTTATCGTTCCAGATAACTCCAAATTCTCCTTCAAGCTGCACTGTTTAATCA GATATATGCTCGAACCAGACCAGGAGATGAGACCAGACATTTACCAAGTGTCCTACTTTGCCTTCAAATTAGCTGGAAAAGACTGTCCAGTGCCAAATCTCTTT AACTCTCCCATCCCTACGTCGCTACCAGAGCCTCTAACAGCTAGTGAGATCGCAGCTAGGAAAAGCATGACGAAAGCCag GATAACCGATGCTGTGGGCCCGACGGAAACATCAATAGCTCCCCGACAGAGGCCAAAAGCGGCAAACAGTAACGTCCTGCCCCTCGCCAACACTGTCACCCCTGTCAAGATGACTGTGCCTTCAGCACCCGTCAGCAACGGCCAGAAAG CTCCCACCCCTGGCTCTGGGCAGCCATCCATGCAGCCCCAGCCCAGCAGTCAGCAACACCGagtcctgcagcagctccagcccGGTGACCTGCGTCTACAGCagcttcaacaacaacaacaacaacaacaacaacaagcagtGCAGCAACAACATGCAAATGCACAGCAACTCCAATACATCCAG TACCAACAGGCTGTGCAGCAGTCCCTCCagcttcagcagcagcaggccctccagcagcagcagcagcagcagcaggccctccagcagcagcagcagcagcaggcccttctccagcaacagcagcagcaggccctcctccagcagcagcggcagcagcagatgATGATGCAGCCCATTTACCAGCAGCAGGTCGCTCGGGCCCAGGCCCAAGCTCAGTACACAGCTATG CTGCACCAGTACCAACAGGCTTTtgtccagcagcagcaacagcagcagcatcatcatcaacataatcaacctcagcagcagcagcaccccgCTCAGCAGCCTCCCCCCTATATGTCCTCCCCTCTTGAGTTCCAAATTCCGCTGGGTTCCTATAATGCAACCACACCCTCTGCTGGAGCTGGGCAGATGGGGGGGCCGTCCCCTGTGGATCCCTCATACACTAACCCCAG TAGAAACCCTCTGCTTGCTTCAGATGGGCTCACGCCACCCTCTCACAGCTGCAGCAGTACAGTCACTAACCCCCCCGACATGTCGCGCTGGAACCCTTTCGGAGAGGACAACTTCTCCAAGTTGACCGAGGAGGAGCTGATCGACCGGGAGTTTGACATGCTCAGAGCAA ACAAGCCGTTGGAGAGAACAGCCAGTGTGGAAACAGACCGACCGCAGCCTGCTGCCTCCGCCAAGCCCCTGCCACCAGAGGACCTGTTCGGTTCAGTCCCGTTCGTGGCCAGCGCAG GTACCGATGAGATAAAGGCTGAGCAGACCAATGAGGAAGTCGGCGTTCCTGCCCTCATCCCAGCCACTGCAGAGGATCTGCAGCCGGCGGTGGCCAAGGAGCACAAACTGGGCAAAAAGAGCAACTGCAGACCAGGTGAAGATTCTGACAGCGACTTCGAGTCTGACCCACCTTCGCCAAAAAGCAGCGAGGACGAAGAGCCGGAGGAAGAAGAAGGCCTGAACAGTGAGCACAGTGAAGACACTGAGCCAGAGAATTTAGGACAGAGGCCTCTGCTGATGGACtctgaggaagagggagaggaggatgaagacaAGCACAGCTCTGACTCAGACTACAACCCCAGCAGGGTCAAGAACCGCTCAAAGAAAGCTCTGGCCACTAAAGCAGCTTCGGCCGCCACCAGGAGGAGTCCTCAGAAGGATTCGGCCATGACTCTGATCACCCCTCCTGAGTCTCCCAGCGGAGCGAGAGCTGCTCCAGCTGTGGGATCTGTCGATGTTTTTGGTTCTGTTCCCTTCCTCGGAGGAACCTCGCCTGTCGGGCCTTCAGAAAGCTCGGACATCTTTGCCAAAGCGCCTTTCAGGCAAGTCAGCCATGAGCAGCAAGCTACGGGCGAGTTTGATGTTTTTACCAAAGCGCCATTCAACCGGAACCTCTCCAAGTCGGGCAAGAGTGGCAGTGATGTTCCCATGGGCCAAACACCGCCCATTTCCCCTGAGGGCATTGACATTTTTGGCTTCTCTCCCTTTCAGCCGGGCCCCACCGCACCGCCTCCCACCACTTCTAGAAGTGCAGAAGACATCTTTCAGCCGTTTTTTGAGGAGTCGGCCAGCCCTCAGCAGCAGAGGCTGAAACAGCGCAGCCTCCAGAAACTGTCATCACGCCAGAGAAAAACCAAGCAGGAGGCCACAGCAGGCGGCAGCAATGGCAAACGCCACCACAGTACGCCGACCGGAGGCCGCAAGACCAATAAGCCAACTTACCGCACACCTGAGCGAGTCCGCAGACACAAGAAGGTTGGCCGGAGAGACTCGCAGAGCAGCAACGAGTTCCTTAGCACCTCTGACTCTAAAGAGAACATCAGTGTTGATATAACCATGGCTGAAGGGAAAGACAAAGGCGCTTCCCTGCCGGTAGACGAAGCCCTTTTAGACCCGTTTGGAGCCAAACCTTTCCATCCTCTCGATGGCAGCCGGCACGGCCAGTATCAAGGACTCGCTGACGGCAAGAGCGAGTTGGGCACAGCCAATGGCAAGTCCTGGACCGGCCCCCTTCACGGCGCTCTAGGAACCAGCAGCATGGATGATTTCGGGGCGGTGCCCTTCACAGAAACGGTCAGCCACAGGGGACCTCAGCAGCAACAGCCACCAACGCCCTCACAACCGGTGGACCTCGACCCGTTTGGAGCTGCACCTTTTCCCACAAAGcagtga